The following are encoded together in the Serratia odorifera genome:
- the queF gene encoding NADPH-dependent 7-cyano-7-deazaguanine reductase QueF (Catalyzes the NADPH-dependent reduction of 7-cyano-7-deazaguanine (preQ0) to 7-aminomethyl-7-deazaguanine (preQ1) in queuosine biosynthesis) — MHIKPQDKITHLGTHSAYPDRYDPSLLEALPRARGRDLVGLDANALPFSGVDIWTAFELSWLNAKGKPVVGIGEFAIPFSSTNLIESKSFKLYLNSFNQTRFASADDVLAALEHDLSAAADGQVGVKLFPGLAGYSHQIDTLPGDNIDDLDIEVTDFAFDPQYLEHAVSAQAEYVSETLSSNLLKSNCLVTHQPDWGSVVIRYAGRKIDREALLRYLISFRQHNEFHEQCVERIFNDITRYCQPEKLSVFARYTRRGGLDINPFRSNFEAAPTLGRLVRQ; from the coding sequence ATGCATATAAAACCGCAAGATAAAATCACCCACCTGGGAACCCATTCTGCCTACCCGGATCGCTACGACCCATCGTTGCTGGAAGCCTTGCCGCGCGCACGCGGCAGGGATTTGGTTGGCCTCGACGCCAATGCCTTGCCGTTCAGCGGCGTGGATATCTGGACCGCGTTCGAGCTTTCCTGGCTCAACGCCAAGGGCAAGCCGGTGGTTGGCATCGGCGAGTTCGCCATTCCGTTTTCATCCACCAATCTGATCGAATCCAAATCGTTCAAACTGTACCTGAACAGCTTTAACCAGACGCGCTTTGCCAGCGCTGATGACGTACTGGCCGCGCTGGAACACGATCTGTCAGCCGCCGCAGACGGCCAGGTCGGCGTCAAGCTGTTCCCGGGTCTGGCAGGATATAGCCACCAGATTGACACCCTGCCGGGTGACAACATTGACGATCTGGACATCGAAGTGACCGACTTCGCCTTTGATCCTCAATATCTTGAGCACGCGGTATCGGCGCAGGCGGAATACGTCAGTGAAACGCTGTCGTCCAACCTGCTCAAATCCAACTGTCTGGTCACCCACCAGCCGGATTGGGGCAGCGTGGTAATCCGCTATGCCGGACGCAAAATCGATCGCGAAGCGCTGCTGCGCTATCTGATTTCCTTCCGCCAACATAACGAGTTCCACGAGCAGTGCGTCGAACGCATCTTCAACGACATCACACGCTACTGCCAACCGGAAAAACTCAGCGTTTTCGCCCGTTATACCCGCCGTGGCGGCTTGGATATCAACCCCTTCCGCAGCAATTTCGAAGCGGCACCGACGCTCGGCCGACTGGTGCGCCAGTAA
- a CDS encoding queuosine precursor transporter — protein sequence MDSNKKYKLLGFNRSGSISANIMILATGKRISMGLKELDDSTISDDFSRSELKALYRRLYDGSNNLTTAYDLGDRHERSWYAYLIITVALSVIYIFSTLCGVKPIQIPLLDMIVPPAIFVYPLTFILVDILNEFYGLRLARRTIIISFIANLIFVLGVWATTLVPSIPQWEFSTTYNGIVHSIMAVLLASSAAYLLSENVNAYLLCKIKELTNSRYLFVRVITSTVVASAIDSVVFCTLAFYNVLSWDIIQTMILSQFLIKVVYALLGVGPIYATRRLFNRYINVDHAKGNEYAYKTAR from the coding sequence ATGGACAGCAACAAGAAATACAAGCTGCTGGGCTTTAATCGCAGCGGCAGCATTTCTGCCAATATCATGATCCTCGCCACCGGCAAACGTATTTCGATGGGGCTCAAAGAGCTGGATGACAGCACCATTTCCGATGACTTCAGCCGCAGCGAACTCAAGGCGCTTTACCGCCGTCTGTATGACGGCAGCAACAATCTCACCACCGCCTACGATCTTGGCGACCGGCACGAACGTTCCTGGTACGCCTATCTGATCATTACCGTGGCGCTGAGCGTGATTTATATCTTTTCAACCCTGTGCGGCGTCAAACCGATTCAGATCCCGCTGTTGGATATGATTGTTCCGCCCGCCATTTTCGTTTATCCGCTGACCTTCATCCTGGTTGATATTCTTAACGAATTTTATGGGCTGCGTCTGGCCAGGCGCACCATTATCATTTCATTTATCGCCAACCTGATTTTCGTGCTGGGCGTCTGGGCGACAACGCTGGTGCCGAGCATCCCACAGTGGGAGTTCAGCACCACTTACAACGGTATCGTCCATAGCATCATGGCGGTGCTGCTTGCGTCGTCGGCCGCCTACCTGCTCTCGGAGAATGTAAACGCCTATTTACTTTGTAAAATCAAAGAGCTGACCAACTCACGCTATCTGTTTGTCCGCGTGATTACCAGCACCGTGGTGGCCTCGGCCATCGACAGCGTGGTGTTTTGCACCCTGGCTTTTTATAACGTATTGAGCTGGGACATTATCCAGACCATGATCCTGTCGCAGTTCCTGATCAAAGTCGTGTACGCCTTGCTCGGCGTGGGGCCGATTTACGCGACTCGCCGCCTGTTCAACCGCTACATTAACGTCGACCATGCCAAAGGCAACGAATATGCATATAAAACCGCAAGATAA
- a CDS encoding helix-turn-helix domain-containing protein encodes MNVSNAQRKTNIIKNLEYLLRSRGETKASFAHRAGVTRTALYKILEGRVNNVQQSTVSRISDFFGVSCEEIENYDLEQIERINETLSLEGNRNPSAVPVIPQQQFLAAYEQRVGQLATRFPLTYYFGEDSNLVALLVQQPIGNLFSEGDVLIIKRYSSSAENPLRLYHSAQQGFFVKEKEDTVFTPHRLKREEQLIGSIIEERF; translated from the coding sequence ATGAACGTTAGTAATGCTCAGCGCAAAACAAATATCATTAAGAATCTTGAATATTTACTGCGTAGTCGTGGGGAAACCAAAGCCTCTTTTGCCCATCGCGCCGGCGTCACCCGGACTGCGCTGTATAAAATCCTTGAAGGCAGAGTCAACAACGTTCAGCAATCCACCGTCAGCCGGATTTCTGATTTTTTTGGCGTCTCCTGTGAAGAAATTGAAAACTACGATCTCGAACAAATCGAACGTATCAACGAGACGTTATCGCTCGAAGGCAATAGGAATCCCAGCGCCGTGCCGGTGATACCACAGCAGCAATTTCTGGCGGCGTATGAACAACGCGTGGGGCAACTGGCAACCCGCTTTCCGTTGACCTATTACTTTGGCGAAGATTCAAATTTGGTGGCACTGCTGGTGCAACAGCCGATAGGGAATCTGTTCAGCGAAGGTGACGTGCTGATTATCAAGCGTTATTCATCCAGCGCGGAAAACCCACTGCGACTCTACCACTCTGCCCAGCAGGGTTTTTTCGTCAAAGAAAAGGAAGACACCGTGTTTACTCCGCATCGACTCAAGCGTGAAGAACAGCTTATCGGTTCCATCATCGAGGAGAGGTTCTGA
- a CDS encoding oxidoreductase codes for MSLAKTIFITGVSSGFGRALAQAALSSGHRVIGTVRSASAVAAFEALGAGKALARVLDVTDFASVERVVAEVEADIGPIDVLVNNAGYGHEGVMEESALDELKRQFDVNVFGAVAMIKALLPYLRQRRRGQIINITSMGGFITLPGISYYCGSKFALEGISETLSKELKPFGIAVTAVAPGSFRTDWAGRSMVRSPRIIADYDALFDPIRQARQQKNGRQLGDPAKAAQAILAIIDSDAPPVHLLLGSDALSLVREKLQSYATEIDDWETLSRSTDG; via the coding sequence ATGTCTTTAGCCAAAACGATTTTTATCACCGGCGTCAGTAGCGGTTTTGGGCGCGCCCTGGCACAGGCCGCGTTGAGCAGCGGTCACCGGGTCATCGGCACGGTGCGCAGTGCGTCGGCAGTGGCGGCGTTTGAAGCGCTTGGTGCTGGCAAGGCGCTGGCGCGAGTACTGGACGTGACCGACTTTGCGTCAGTCGAGCGGGTCGTCGCCGAGGTAGAAGCCGACATCGGCCCGATTGATGTATTAGTGAATAATGCCGGTTATGGCCACGAAGGGGTGATGGAGGAATCAGCGCTGGACGAACTGAAGCGGCAGTTCGACGTCAACGTGTTCGGTGCGGTGGCGATGATCAAGGCGTTGTTGCCTTATCTGCGCCAGCGTCGTCGTGGACAGATTATCAACATCACCTCGATGGGGGGATTTATTACCCTGCCGGGCATCAGTTATTACTGCGGCAGCAAGTTTGCACTGGAAGGTATTTCCGAGACGCTGAGCAAAGAGCTCAAGCCGTTTGGCATCGCGGTAACTGCCGTAGCCCCTGGCTCTTTCCGCACCGATTGGGCGGGCAGATCGATGGTCAGATCGCCTCGGATCATTGCGGATTATGACGCGCTGTTTGATCCGATCCGCCAGGCGCGACAGCAAAAAAACGGCAGGCAGCTTGGCGATCCGGCCAAGGCAGCACAGGCGATACTGGCCATCATCGACAGCGATGCGCCGCCGGTACACCTGCTATTGGGCAGCGATGCACTCAGCCTGGTGCGCGAAAAGCTGCAAAGCTATGCAACCGAAATCGATGACTGGGAAACGCTGAGCCGTTCAACCGACGGTTAA
- a CDS encoding NAD(P)-binding domain-containing protein — protein MKKIGILGVDELTAQLVRQLFLAAPDAQVFLSPGQPERINALAMDFPCWTMADNQAVIDEAELLLVSWPLYALPELASQIRLRPAQMLIYLTAGLPAAVLRQIFRHDHCVIMSQATPLAPRRPDALAIAPGTPIQQIFALLNEMPMLIGGVDTIEISWQATP, from the coding sequence ATGAAAAAAATCGGTATTCTTGGCGTAGATGAACTGACCGCACAGCTGGTGCGTCAGCTATTTCTGGCGGCACCCGACGCGCAGGTTTTCCTCTCCCCCGGCCAGCCTGAGCGGATTAACGCGCTGGCGATGGATTTTCCCTGCTGGACCATGGCGGATAATCAGGCCGTTATTGATGAAGCAGAGCTGCTTCTGGTCAGTTGGCCGCTGTACGCCTTGCCCGAGCTGGCGAGCCAAATTCGGTTACGTCCTGCGCAAATGCTTATTTACCTGACGGCTGGCCTGCCTGCCGCGGTGCTGAGACAGATATTCAGGCACGACCATTGCGTCATCATGTCACAGGCAACGCCGCTTGCCCCCCGACGGCCTGACGCACTTGCCATCGCCCCCGGCACGCCGATCCAGCAAATTTTTGCACTGTTGAACGAGATGCCCATGCTGATCGGCGGCGTTGATACGATAGAAATCAGCTGGCAGGCCACGCCATAA
- a CDS encoding TetR/AcrR family transcriptional regulator: MNKKMNALATRGPSDHSVRDQIVEAATAYFGHYGYEKTTVSDLAKSIGFSKAYIYKFFESKQAIGEVICAIRLTTIMTVVEAAIADAPSASEKLRRLFRTLAEAGSELFFHDRKLYDIAAVAARDQWPSARQHQAQLLTLIEQILREGREAGEFERKTPLDEAASAIYLVMCPYINPVQLQYNLETAGEAAVLLSSLILRSLSP, translated from the coding sequence ATGAATAAAAAAATGAACGCACTTGCTACCCGTGGTCCTTCCGATCACAGCGTACGCGATCAGATCGTGGAAGCCGCTACGGCGTATTTCGGCCACTACGGCTATGAAAAAACCACCGTCTCCGATCTGGCAAAATCCATTGGTTTTTCCAAGGCGTATATCTATAAGTTTTTTGAGTCCAAGCAGGCGATTGGCGAGGTAATCTGCGCTATCCGACTGACCACCATCATGACCGTGGTGGAGGCGGCGATCGCCGATGCGCCCAGCGCCTCGGAGAAGCTGAGACGCCTGTTCCGTACTCTGGCAGAGGCCGGTAGCGAGCTGTTTTTCCATGACCGCAAGCTGTATGACATCGCTGCCGTTGCCGCGCGCGATCAATGGCCTTCGGCCAGGCAGCACCAGGCCCAACTGCTCACGCTGATTGAACAGATCCTGCGTGAAGGCCGTGAGGCCGGCGAATTTGAGCGCAAAACGCCGCTCGACGAAGCCGCCAGCGCCATTTATCTGGTGATGTGTCCTTACATCAATCCCGTACAGCTGCAATATAACCTGGAAACCGCCGGGGAAGCGGCAGTACTGCTGTCCTCGCTGATATTGCGCAGCCTATCGCCGTGA
- a CDS encoding efflux RND transporter periplasmic adaptor subunit, with product MLRLSAVSIAACLLPLALVACGEASTADDPRNQPPLVRVARVADAVDATRAFSGTVVARVQSDLGFRVGGKILERLVDAGQSVKKGQPLMRLDPTDLGLQARAQQQAVAAARAQARQTAADEARYRGLVASGAVSASAYDQIKAAAETARAQLSAAQAQADVAINASGYAVLLADADGVVMDTLAEPGQVVSAGQPVVRLARAGQREAIVHLPETLRPAIGSMAMASLYGDRAAAVPAQLRLLSDAADPLTRTFEARYVLAGTLASAPLGATVTLNIVNGKADAPTLQVPIAALYDSGKGAGVWIVAGTPAKVSWRAVRVLGISDDAARVAGNLTVGEQVVALGAHLLHDGEPVRLAQAGRNNAQGSQP from the coding sequence ATGCTTCGTCTCAGCGCTGTCAGCATCGCCGCCTGCCTGCTGCCGCTTGCCCTGGTGGCGTGCGGTGAGGCTTCGACGGCCGACGATCCGCGTAATCAGCCACCGTTGGTCAGGGTGGCGCGAGTCGCTGATGCGGTTGACGCCACGCGTGCCTTTAGCGGTACCGTGGTGGCGCGTGTTCAGAGCGATCTCGGTTTTCGCGTCGGCGGCAAAATACTGGAGCGTCTGGTCGATGCCGGCCAGAGCGTCAAGAAAGGCCAGCCGTTGATGCGACTGGATCCGACCGATCTGGGGCTGCAAGCCCGGGCGCAGCAACAGGCGGTAGCAGCCGCCAGGGCGCAGGCTCGCCAGACCGCCGCCGACGAGGCACGCTATCGTGGCCTGGTAGCCAGCGGTGCGGTGTCGGCCTCCGCCTACGATCAAATCAAGGCCGCGGCTGAAACCGCACGGGCGCAGCTCAGCGCAGCACAAGCACAGGCGGATGTCGCCATTAACGCTTCCGGCTACGCGGTGTTGCTGGCCGACGCCGACGGGGTGGTGATGGACACCCTGGCGGAGCCAGGACAGGTGGTCTCTGCCGGCCAACCGGTGGTCAGGCTGGCGCGGGCGGGTCAGCGCGAGGCGATCGTTCATCTGCCGGAAACGCTGCGGCCGGCTATCGGCAGTATGGCGATGGCCAGCCTGTATGGCGACCGCGCGGCCGCGGTCCCCGCGCAGCTGCGACTGCTTTCCGATGCCGCCGATCCGTTGACCCGAACCTTCGAAGCGCGCTATGTGCTGGCCGGCACGCTGGCCAGCGCGCCGCTGGGCGCGACCGTCACGCTGAACATCGTCAACGGCAAGGCGGACGCGCCAACGCTGCAGGTGCCGATTGCCGCGCTGTACGATTCTGGCAAAGGTGCAGGGGTATGGATCGTCGCCGGTACGCCGGCGAAGGTCTCCTGGCGCGCGGTTCGGGTGCTGGGTATCAGCGACGACGCGGCGCGGGTGGCGGGCAACCTTACCGTTGGCGAGCAGGTGGTGGCGCTGGGGGCCCATCTGCTGCATGACGGCGAGCCGGTCAGGTTGGCGCAAGCAGGGCGTAACAACGCGCAGGGGAGCCAACCATGA
- a CDS encoding efflux RND transporter permease subunit — protein sequence MSGGRFNLSALAVRERSITLFLIFLIAIAGTLSFFELGRAEDPPFTVKQLTVITAWPGATAQEMQDQVAEPLEKRMQELKWYDRTETYTRPGLAFTMVSLADGTPPGEVQEQFYQARKKLDDEAGNLPAGVIGPMVNDEFSDVTFALLALKAKGEPQRLLVRDAESLRQRLLHLPGVKKVNIIGEQAERIFVSFSHDRLATLGVSPQDIFTALNSQNVLTPAGSIETHGPQVFIRLDGAFDSLQKIRETPIVVQGRTLKLSDVAQVERGYEDPATFIIRNNGEQALLLGIVMREGWNGLDLGKALDEETSRINAGMPLGMTLSKVTDQSVNISSSVDEFMVKFFVALLVVMVVCFVSMGWRVGVVVAAAVPLTLAVVFVVMAATGKNFDRITLGSLILALGLLVDDAIIAIEMMVVKMEEGFDRVKASAYAWSHTAAPMLSGTLVTAIGFMPNGFAQSTAGEYTSNMFWIVGIALIASWVVAVAFTPYLGVKLLPAIRQVEGGHAAIYNTRHYNRFRRLLTRIIAAKWLVAGAVIAAFVLAILAMGLVKKQFFPTSDRPEVLVEVQMPYGSSIEQTSNTSAKVEAWLRKQREAKIVTAYIGQGAPRFYLAMAPELPDPSFAKIVVLTDSQEAREALKFRLRQAVADGLAPEARVRVTQLVFGPYSPYPVAYRIMGSDPAMLREIAAQAQAIMQASPMMRTVNTDWGARVPTLHFSLDQDRLQSVGLSSNAVAQQLQFLLSGVPITSVREDIRAVQVVGRAAGEIRLDPAKIAGFTLVGSAGQRIPLSQVGSVEVRMEDPLLRRRDRTPTITVRGDIAEGLQPPDVSSAISVQLQPLIDTLPEGYRIEQAGSIEESGKASKAMLPLFPIMIAMTLLIIILQVRSMSAMIMVFLTAPLGLIGVVPTLLLFNQPFGINALVGLIALSGILMRNTLILIGQIHHNEKQGLDPFHAVVEATVQRARPVLLTAMAAILAFIPLTHSVFWGTLAYTLIGGTFGGTIMTLVFLPAMYAIWFRIHPGSGAPSAA from the coding sequence ATGAGCGGCGGACGCTTTAACCTTTCGGCGCTGGCGGTACGTGAACGCTCGATCACGCTGTTTTTGATCTTTCTGATCGCCATCGCCGGCACCCTGTCGTTCTTCGAACTGGGACGGGCGGAAGATCCGCCGTTCACCGTCAAGCAACTGACGGTAATCACCGCCTGGCCAGGGGCGACCGCGCAGGAAATGCAGGATCAGGTGGCGGAACCGCTTGAAAAACGCATGCAGGAATTGAAGTGGTACGATCGCACGGAAACCTATACGCGGCCGGGGCTGGCGTTCACCATGGTGTCGCTGGCTGACGGCACGCCACCGGGCGAGGTGCAGGAGCAGTTCTATCAGGCGCGCAAGAAGCTGGACGACGAGGCTGGCAACCTGCCCGCCGGCGTCATCGGACCGATGGTCAACGACGAGTTTTCCGATGTGACGTTTGCGCTGCTGGCGCTGAAGGCCAAAGGGGAACCGCAGCGCCTGCTGGTGCGCGACGCCGAGTCATTGCGCCAGCGCCTGTTGCACCTGCCGGGGGTAAAAAAGGTCAATATCATTGGCGAGCAGGCGGAACGCATCTTCGTGTCATTCTCCCACGATCGGCTTGCCACGCTGGGCGTGTCGCCGCAGGACATTTTTACCGCCCTTAATAGCCAGAACGTACTCACCCCTGCAGGTTCGATCGAAACCCACGGGCCGCAGGTGTTTATCCGGCTGGACGGCGCTTTTGACAGCTTGCAGAAAATCCGCGAGACGCCGATTGTCGTGCAGGGGCGAACGCTGAAACTGTCGGACGTGGCGCAGGTTGAACGCGGTTACGAAGATCCGGCGACCTTTATCATTCGCAATAACGGCGAACAGGCCCTGTTGCTGGGCATCGTCATGCGCGAAGGCTGGAATGGTCTCGATCTGGGCAAGGCGCTGGACGAGGAAACCAGCCGCATCAACGCCGGCATGCCGTTGGGTATGACGCTCAGCAAAGTCACCGATCAGTCGGTGAACATCAGCTCGTCCGTCGACGAGTTTATGGTGAAGTTCTTTGTCGCCTTGCTGGTGGTGATGGTGGTGTGTTTCGTCAGCATGGGCTGGCGAGTCGGCGTGGTGGTGGCCGCTGCGGTGCCGTTGACGCTGGCGGTGGTGTTTGTGGTGATGGCCGCCACCGGTAAAAACTTCGATCGCATTACCCTCGGCTCACTGATCCTGGCGCTGGGGCTGTTGGTGGACGATGCGATCATCGCCATTGAAATGATGGTAGTGAAAATGGAAGAGGGCTTTGATCGCGTCAAGGCCTCGGCCTACGCCTGGAGCCATACCGCGGCGCCCATGCTGTCGGGGACGCTGGTGACGGCCATCGGTTTTATGCCCAACGGTTTCGCGCAGTCTACCGCCGGCGAATACACCAGCAATATGTTCTGGATTGTCGGCATTGCGCTGATTGCCTCCTGGGTGGTGGCGGTGGCCTTTACCCCCTATCTGGGCGTGAAACTGCTGCCGGCAATCAGGCAGGTTGAAGGGGGCCACGCCGCCATCTACAACACCCGCCACTACAACCGTTTTCGTCGGCTGCTGACGCGGATTATCGCTGCCAAATGGCTGGTGGCCGGCGCGGTTATCGCCGCCTTTGTGCTGGCCATATTGGCCATGGGACTGGTCAAGAAGCAGTTTTTCCCCACCTCCGATCGCCCGGAAGTGCTGGTCGAAGTACAAATGCCGTATGGCAGCTCCATTGAGCAGACCAGCAATACCAGCGCCAAAGTCGAAGCCTGGCTGAGAAAGCAGCGTGAAGCGAAGATCGTCACCGCCTATATTGGCCAGGGGGCGCCGCGTTTCTATCTGGCGATGGCGCCGGAACTGCCCGATCCGTCGTTTGCCAAGATTGTGGTGCTGACGGACAGCCAGGAGGCACGCGAGGCTCTCAAGTTCCGCCTGCGGCAAGCGGTGGCGGACGGTTTGGCCCCCGAGGCGCGTGTCAGAGTGACACAGCTGGTATTCGGCCCGTATTCACCTTATCCGGTGGCCTACCGGATTATGGGGTCGGATCCTGCCATGCTGCGTGAGATCGCCGCGCAGGCTCAGGCCATCATGCAGGCCAGTCCGATGATGCGCACCGTCAATACCGACTGGGGCGCACGCGTGCCGACGCTGCATTTTTCTCTGGATCAGGATCGCCTGCAGTCGGTCGGGCTCAGCTCTAACGCGGTGGCGCAGCAGTTGCAGTTCCTGCTGTCCGGCGTGCCGATCACCTCGGTGCGCGAGGACATTCGTGCCGTGCAGGTGGTTGGCCGAGCGGCGGGTGAGATCCGGCTCGATCCGGCAAAAATCGCCGGCTTTACGCTGGTGGGGTCGGCCGGCCAGCGAATTCCGCTGTCGCAGGTGGGCAGCGTCGAGGTACGCATGGAGGATCCGCTGCTGCGACGCCGCGATCGTACGCCAACCATCACGGTGCGCGGGGATATTGCCGAAGGGCTACAACCGCCGGACGTTTCCAGCGCAATCTCGGTGCAGCTACAACCGTTAATCGACACGCTGCCTGAGGGCTACCGCATCGAACAGGCGGGATCGATTGAAGAGTCGGGCAAGGCCAGCAAGGCGATGTTGCCGCTGTTCCCGATCATGATTGCCATGACGCTATTGATCATCATCCTGCAGGTTCGTTCGATGTCGGCGATGATCATGGTGTTCCTGACCGCGCCATTGGGGCTGATCGGCGTGGTGCCAACGCTGCTGTTGTTCAACCAGCCATTTGGTATCAATGCGCTGGTGGGACTGATCGCGCTGTCGGGTATTCTGATGCGCAACACCCTGATCCTGATAGGCCAGATCCATCACAACGAAAAGCAAGGGCTCGATCCGTTCCACGCGGTGGTCGAGGCCACGGTGCAGCGTGCCAGACCGGTATTGCTGACGGCGATGGCGGCCATTCTGGCGTTTATTCCGCTGACCCATTCGGTGTTCTGGGGCACGCTGGCCTACACCCTGATTGGCGGGACCTTCGGCGGCACCATCATGACGCTGGTATTCTTGCCTGCGATGTACGCCATCTGGTTCAGGATCCACCCTGGCAGCGGCGCGCCGTCAGCCGCATAG